A segment of the Nitrosopumilus sp. genome:
AAAAAGGAGCCCAGTTCATCAAAGGAGATATTTTGGATTATGACAATTTGATCAAGTCCTCCAAAGGGTTTGATTTGGCCATACATTTGGCAGCAAAGATAGATGTTGTAGAATCAGTATTGCACCCAAAAAAAGTGAAAGACGTCAATGTCAACGGAACAGTTACTGTGTTAAAGTGCTGCATTGAAAATAATATTAAAAAAATAATTTTTTCGTCCTCTGCCGCGGTTTACGGTGATTCTGATGTTACAGTTACTGAAAATGCAAAGGCTAGTCCATTATCACCGTATGGTGCAAGCAAGTTGTCAGCAGAAAACCAAATTAAGAAAATGACAAAAAATAATCTAGAGTACGTAATTCTAAGATTATTCAACATCTACGGAAAAAGACAAAACACACAGTATGCAGGCGTCATCACAAAATTTGCAGACAGCATATCAAGAGACAACCCGCTTGTAATTTACGGAGATGGCAAGCAGACAAGGGACTTTGTGTCAATAAGTGATGTCATTGATGCATTTGATTGTGCAGTTAAGACAAACTCCAGC
Coding sequences within it:
- a CDS encoding NAD-dependent epimerase/dehydratase family protein, with the protein product MKILVTGGAGFIGGHLVDFLLNNHHKVTIYDNLSNSSKSTLNSLTKKGAQFIKGDILDYDNLIKSSKGFDLAIHLAAKIDVVESVLHPKKVKDVNVNGTVTVLKCCIENNIKKIIFSSSAAVYGDSDVTVTENAKASPLSPYGASKLSAENQIKKMTKNNLEYVILRLFNIYGKRQNTQYAGVITKFADSISRDNPLVIYGDGKQTRDFVSISDVIDAFDCAVKTNSSGTYNIASGRSVSINELAKMILDLSGGEMKIEYRSEKKEDIRYGDADIALARQELGFSPKVGLKEGLSDLISVSN